The Salvelinus alpinus chromosome 28, SLU_Salpinus.1, whole genome shotgun sequence genome includes a window with the following:
- the LOC139557222 gene encoding uncharacterized protein isoform X1, with amino-acid sequence MCVCVCVCRLNMNGPKRTWQQVKIKYKNILQNAVKKNTHRQGTGGGSPKADLTPAEDMALELNKGRPVLEGIPGGKETSIGSSQDATRFIQVSGSTVFLLEPPAQAPDDADPGEGPSAAATAHDGDDDEEETISLDSRRHEDPDAIQWENQPGNISSQAIRKLYGNHLRRQIELADIDIQYKKKKMENLALESEIKKRTIRKLDLEIKKLERELQEDDTAQNKN; translated from the exons atgtgtgtgtgtgtgtgtgtgtgtagattaaacatgaacgggccaaaacggacatggcagcaggtcaaaatcaaatacaagaacattctgcagaatg cagtgaaaaagaatacccacagacaaggcacgggtggtgggtcaccaaaggctgaccttaccccagcagaggacatggccttggagctaaataaaggcaggcccgtcttagaggggatccctggggggaaagagacgagcataggttcctcccaagatgccacccgcttcattcaag tgtctggcagcactgtgttcctgttagagccaccagcacaagcaccagacgatgctgatcca ggtgaaggccccagtgcagcagcaacagcacatgatggagacgatgatgaggaggagaccatctctctggattccagaaggcatgag gacccagatgctatacagtgggaaaaccagcctggcaacata agctcacaagctatcagaaagttgtatggcaaccacctccggcgccaaatagaactggcagacatagacattcagtacaagaagaaaaagatggaaaatcttgcactggagtccgaaataaaaaagaggacaattaggaaactggaccttgaaataaaaaaacttgagagggag ctccaagaagatgacacagctcaaaataaaaattag
- the LOC139557222 gene encoding uncharacterized protein isoform X3 gives MALELNKGRPVLEGIPGGKETSIGSSQDATRFIQVSGSTVFLLEPPAQAPDDADPGEGPSAAATAHDGDDDEEETISLDSRRHEDPDAIQWENQPGNISSQAIRKLYGNHLRRQIELADIDIQYKKKKMENLALESEIKKRTIRKLDLEIKKLERELQEDDTAQNKN, from the exons atggccttggagctaaataaaggcaggcccgtcttagaggggatccctggggggaaagagacgagcataggttcctcccaagatgccacccgcttcattcaag tgtctggcagcactgtgttcctgttagagccaccagcacaagcaccagacgatgctgatcca ggtgaaggccccagtgcagcagcaacagcacatgatggagacgatgatgaggaggagaccatctctctggattccagaaggcatgag gacccagatgctatacagtgggaaaaccagcctggcaacata agctcacaagctatcagaaagttgtatggcaaccacctccggcgccaaatagaactggcagacatagacattcagtacaagaagaaaaagatggaaaatcttgcactggagtccgaaataaaaaagaggacaattaggaaactggaccttgaaataaaaaaacttgagagggag ctccaagaagatgacacagctcaaaataaaaattag
- the LOC139557222 gene encoding putative nuclease HARBI1 isoform X2 has protein sequence MSSSPSLATEDSVTSKRSSIGLQMVCNADCVISNVVAKWPGSVHDSRIFRASEIYQCLSQGEFSGVLLGDRGYGCQPFLLTPFTDPQEAQQAYNHAHARTRARVEMTFGLLKARFHCLHKLRVSPVRACDITVACAVLHNVACLRKERAPRVPPAMDWDNPAIFPDDDSGRLLRDQYVLNYFS, from the exons atgtcttcatctccttccctggccacagaagactctgtgacatcaaagaggagttctataggattgcag atggtctgcaatgctgactgtgtgatcagcaatgttgtggcaaaatggcctggctcagtccatgactccagaatctttcgggcctctgaaatctatcagtgcctatcacaag gtgaattctctggtgtgttgctgggagacagggggtatggctgccagccttttctcctgacacctttcacagacccccaggaagcacagcaggcctacaaccatgcccatgccaggaccagggccagagttgaaatgacctttggcctcctgaaggcacgctttcactgccttcacaaattaagggtcagccctgttagggcatgtgatattactgtggcttgtgctgtcctccacaatgtggcctgcctgaggaaggagagggcccccagagtgccaccagccatggactgggacaatccggcaatcttccctgatgacgacagtggtcggctgctgagggaccaatatgtgttgaattattttagttag